The following are encoded together in the Planococcus antarcticus DSM 14505 genome:
- the coaBC gene encoding bifunctional phosphopantothenoylcysteine decarboxylase/phosphopantothenate--cysteine ligase CoaBC yields the protein MLENRKILLCVSGGIAVYKAVALVSKLSQAGASVKVIMTGSAQQFVQPLTFQVMSRNDVYTDTFDEKDSSVIAHIDLADWADLIIVAPGTANVIGKLACGIGDDMVTTTLLAATAPIWIAPAMNVHMYDHPAVKRNIQQLHEDGIRFIEPSEGFLACGYVGKGRLEEPEKITELVKGYFSREHKMAGKKVVVTAGPTRERIDPVRFLTNFSSGKMGYAMAAAAAEMGAETILISGPVSLSVPTGVTLVQVESAEDMLQAVEAHYETADYVVKTAAVADYRPEAMANQKIKKQEGNSTIVLERTVDILKQLGQHKKNQVLIGFAAETNNVSQYAKDKLTRKNADYIVANDVSEAQAGFESDTNRVTIYGKHGFEQAFEMMTKQQLARQLLELITDKEA from the coding sequence TTGTTGGAGAATCGCAAAATCCTATTATGTGTCAGTGGAGGAATCGCCGTCTATAAGGCCGTTGCACTGGTCAGTAAGCTGTCACAAGCCGGCGCTTCCGTAAAAGTGATTATGACGGGGTCAGCGCAGCAATTTGTGCAGCCACTGACTTTTCAGGTCATGTCCAGAAACGATGTCTATACGGATACATTTGATGAAAAGGATTCTTCTGTCATTGCGCATATTGATCTTGCGGATTGGGCAGACCTGATTATCGTAGCTCCGGGAACGGCTAATGTTATCGGCAAGCTAGCCTGCGGCATCGGTGACGACATGGTGACGACAACTTTGCTTGCTGCAACCGCCCCTATTTGGATTGCACCCGCAATGAATGTCCACATGTACGACCATCCGGCGGTGAAACGCAACATTCAACAGCTTCATGAAGATGGAATTCGTTTTATCGAACCATCTGAAGGGTTTTTGGCTTGCGGTTATGTCGGCAAAGGCCGTTTGGAAGAACCGGAAAAAATTACAGAATTGGTCAAAGGCTATTTTTCACGCGAGCATAAAATGGCCGGCAAAAAAGTAGTTGTGACAGCTGGTCCGACTCGTGAACGAATTGATCCAGTCCGTTTTTTGACTAATTTCTCAAGCGGCAAAATGGGCTATGCCATGGCTGCAGCTGCAGCTGAGATGGGTGCCGAAACGATTTTGATTAGTGGTCCGGTATCATTGTCAGTACCAACTGGTGTAACACTAGTTCAAGTAGAAAGCGCAGAAGACATGTTGCAGGCAGTAGAAGCTCATTATGAGACGGCAGATTATGTCGTCAAGACGGCAGCAGTAGCCGATTATAGACCTGAAGCAATGGCTAATCAAAAGATAAAAAAACAAGAAGGTAATTCAACGATCGTTCTGGAGCGGACAGTCGATATCCTCAAGCAACTTGGTCAGCATAAAAAAAATCAAGTATTAATTGGTTTTGCAGCTGAAACGAATAATGTTAGTCAATATGCCAAAGATAAACTAACGCGCAAAAATGCGGATTATATTGTAGCGAATGATGTATCAGAAGCACAAGCGGGATTTGAATCGGATACCAACCGGGTGACGATTTACGGAAAACATGGCTTTGAGCAGGCTTTCGAAATGATGACCAAACAGCAATTGGCACGCCAATTGCTGGAATTAATCACGGATAAAGAAGCGTAG
- the rpoZ gene encoding DNA-directed RNA polymerase subunit omega — translation MLYPSVDKLKSRIDSKYSLVALASKRARQLHEHGDEKLDSYVSVKSVGKALEEVAAGVLTQEKQDEFAIYEDEI, via the coding sequence ATGTTATACCCATCCGTTGATAAACTAAAAAGCCGAATTGATTCAAAATACTCGTTGGTGGCACTTGCTTCTAAGCGTGCTCGCCAATTACACGAACACGGTGATGAAAAATTGGATTCATATGTTTCAGTTAAATCGGTTGGAAAAGCGCTTGAAGAAGTAGCAGCCGGCGTTTTGACACAAGAAAAACAAGACGAATTTGCAATATATGAAGACGAAATTTAA
- the gmk gene encoding guanylate kinase: protein MRNQRGLLIVLSGPSGVGKGTVRKELFSQPDTNYEYSISMTTRSPREGEVDEVDYFFKTRSEFEELIQLDQLLEYAEFVGNYYGTPLAYVNKMRDAGRDVFLEIEVQGAAQVRSKVPDGLFIFLAPPSLSELEERLVGRGTESDEVIASRLQAARQELEMMNLYDYVVENDEVENACDRINAIIIAEHCKRERVEKRYFDMLKENV from the coding sequence ATGAGAAACCAACGTGGACTGCTGATAGTCCTATCGGGGCCTTCGGGTGTTGGCAAAGGCACGGTACGAAAAGAGCTGTTCTCACAGCCAGATACAAATTACGAATACTCCATCTCGATGACGACCAGGTCGCCGCGGGAAGGGGAAGTTGATGAAGTCGATTATTTCTTCAAGACTCGTAGTGAGTTTGAAGAGTTGATCCAACTAGATCAGCTCCTTGAATACGCGGAATTTGTCGGGAATTATTACGGCACTCCGCTTGCGTACGTTAACAAAATGCGCGATGCGGGTCGCGATGTGTTTTTAGAAATTGAAGTACAAGGCGCTGCACAGGTCCGTTCGAAAGTTCCGGATGGCTTGTTTATCTTTTTGGCACCGCCGAGCTTATCAGAATTAGAAGAACGGTTGGTTGGTCGAGGCACAGAATCGGATGAAGTTATTGCTTCCCGGTTGCAAGCCGCTCGCCAAGAGTTGGAAATGATGAACCTATACGATTATGTTGTGGAAAACGATGAAGTTGAAAACGCCTGTGACCGAATCAATGCCATCATTATTGCAGAACATTGCAAGCGTGAACGTGTTGAAAAACGATATTTTGATATGCTAAAGGAGAATGTCTGA
- a CDS encoding extracellular matrix/biofilm biosynthesis regulator RemA family protein: MKSLAKNVKFISIGGNAISVSRIVAVAAPAKRLIQQSRSKGLLVDATSKKTGQFPLWTVTIW; encoded by the coding sequence GTGAAGAGTTTGGCGAAAAACGTAAAGTTTATTTCCATCGGCGGCAATGCTATTTCGGTTAGCCGGATTGTGGCAGTTGCTGCACCGGCAAAGCGGTTGATCCAGCAATCGCGCAGTAAAGGGCTGCTGGTTGACGCCACCAGCAAAAAAACAGGTCAATTTCCATTATGGACAGTGACCATATGGTGA